GGATGTGCAAGCGCGGCAACGCGTTCAGCTTACCGGTACTAATAGATCGTGAGGCTTACCCAAATCCTCTCTCCCCTATGAAACTAATATAGTTTCGGGCTTTGATGAACCGGATCGGCGCGCTGAACCGCACCACCCCGGGAGAAGCCCAACCATATTTGTCTTGGTGGCCTTGGAGGAGGGGACACACCCGATCCCTTTCCGAACTCGGCAGTTAAGCCCTCCATCGCCAATGATACTGCGATCTTAATCGTGGGAAAGTAGGTCGCCGCCAGGACAATTTCTTCAAAAAAGGCCCCTCAAAATGAGGGGCCTTTTCACGTTTGCAGAACCTTACCGTTGACCCGGAAGGCGCTTCGAAGCACACTGACCTTGGACGGAGCCACGTATGCCGCATCTCAAGGTCATCCCCATCAATCGCGCGGACCAGACGCGCCGCCGCCTCACCCAGGCAATGGGAACGGTCCTGGCGCGGGTCGGTTTCGAGGCCGCGACCGTGGATTTGGTGATCGCCGAGGCAGGGCTGAAACGCGGCGATTTCTACCGCTACTTCACAAGGCTGTCCCAGTTGGTGGCGGCCTATGCCCACAGCGGGGCTTTCTGGCCCAACGCCGGCGACCTTATCGGCCGAGATCGCGAGAAATTGCGCCGCATGAGCCCGGATCAGCTGGTGGCGGCCTTCTTCAAGCGCACCCTCCGGCTTTTGCTGGATCGGCCGGAGAGCCTGGCGATCATGGCCTGGGAGGCGCTTTCCCGCAATGATCTCAGCCGGGCCCTGGAGGGGGTGCGTGAGCGCTCCGCCCTGGAGTTTTTCGAGCTCATGGAGCAGGATCCCCCTGTGGACGTGGACGTGACGGCCCTGGTGCTCTTTCTCGCCGGCGGAGTGAACTTCCTGGCCGTGCGCTCCCTGGTGACGGGTTGCGTGGGCGGGGTGGATCTCGTGTCGCCGGCGGGATGGGCGCGTATTGAGGAAACCATAGACTTGATCGTCAGGCGGACCCTGGCTCACGGGCCGAGCTAGAGGCCGTCTCTCACGGAGTTTTTCCATCGTGTCCTATTCCTTTGTTCTTTTTGATTTCGACGGAACGCTGTGCGACAGCGCGGAGGGCATCATCCAAGGCATGAACCTGACCTTTGCGGCCCAGGGGCGGCCGCGCCCCTCGGATGATGCCGTGCGCGGCGTCATCGGCCTGCGCATTGAAGAGTGCTTCCTGCGGCTCTGCCCGGATCTCGCGCCCGAGGACATCCCCACCTGGATCGCTATCTATCGGGAGGAGTATCTCAGCCGGGGGCATCTCCTGAACCGCCTGTTTCCTGGCGTGGAGGAGACGCTGGCCGGGCTGAAGCGCCGGGGCGTGATTGTGGGGGTGGCCAGCAACAAAGGTCAGCCGGGCCTTGAGCGCGCCGTGGAGAGCCTGGGGATCGGCGCCTATTGCGACCTGTTGGCGGGGGCACGAACGGACCTGCCTCGCAAGCCCGATCCCGGCTTCTACCGCTCATGCATCGCGCCGTCCCTGCCCGGCATCGCGCCGGACCAGGTGCTTATGGTTGGGGACACGTCTACGGACCTACGTTTTGCCTCCAACGTGGGTATGCCCGCCTGCTACGCGGCCTGGGGTTATGGGAACAGGGAGGAGTGTCTAGCGCTACGTCCTCGGTACGTGAGTGAGTCCCCGGCCTTGCTGGCAGGCATCTGGAAATGAAAATGGCCGCCCGGGAGGACGGCCTTCAAAGCGCGACTGAGCCGCGTTACTTCTTCTTGCCCCGCTTGGTCCAGAGTTTCATGTCCTTCATCTTTTTGCGGCGCTCACGCTGGAGCGACTTGCAGACCAGAGGGAAGTTCTTCTTGTAGCCGAACTTCTCCCTATACTCCGCCGGGGTCAGGTCATGGCTGCCCAGGTGTTTCTTGGTCAGAATCTTGAACGACTTGCCGCAGACGCAGCAGATGATCGACTTTTCGCGTACCGACTTCTGGGGATCGCAGGCCAAGCCTTCCTCGGCCTGGGGTTCGCCACCCTCGGCGATGGCCTGAATGCCGTGCGCCAGTTTGCGGACCATGGAGGTGATCTCTTCCTCGGTCATGGTGCGGACGCTGGCTTGGGCTTTCACGATCTCCAAAGCTTCCTTCAAATAATCTTCCATGCGTTTCTCCTTGGGTGTCGGGAAAAAAGAGCAAGTCGGCTGCATGGCCCTTTACAGGGTCATCAACGTGAACCCACTTTCTGCATTTTGCATAGTTTTTTTTTTTTTACAAGTCATTTTCCTGCAACGTAGTTCCGTACTGCGTGCATGACGAACGCAGTGTCCATGGTCGCGTCCGTATGCCTTCAAAATAGTGATCCACGCTGAAACGTTGACGTTTCCATCAAGGAAGGGGGCACGTCTCAGACTTTGACTTTTCGAGCAGAATACGCCTCGTCAGAGAGAGGGAGACGGGAAAAACACGAAAATCGGCGAGTCGGACGGCGCTTGATTCCATGTCTCCGTTGCATTATGTTTTTTGTGCGCGGCAAGGAGGTTGTATGGACGCGAACAAGGACAACATTCTTCATATGGATGGCTACCGGAGGTCGGAGGCGGCGCCCGCCGGAGAGACCTCCCGGACCGGACGTGATTTCGGCAAGCTTGCGCTTGTGCTGGCGCTTCTTTCCCTCGTGCTTGTCGTGATCTTTTTTTTCGGCCTGAGCAGCAACCTCAAGGGAATTTCCGAGGAAATGCGGCAGGTGGCCAACTTGAAAACCGAGCTGGCTGCGGTACAAGCCCAGATGGCCCTGGTGCAGAGCCAGCCCACGGAAGGATCGCGTAAACTGCTGGTCAACGCGATGATCGAGGACATGGCCCAGAAAGCGGACTTTCTCGGTGGCATGATCCAGAATGAGGAGCAGGCTCGCCGCATGGCCCAGGTGCAGGAATCCTTGCGTCAGATTCAACTGGAACTGGCGCATTAGCATCAGCCGTCATTGTTTGGATAAGGGGGGCGAATCGCCCCTCTTTTTTTTGCTCAATGCACGTATTCGTCCGAGAGTTCTTGACGATACAGTATTCATAGCATATTTGATCAGTTGTGAACAGTAATGAACAACAATCTTCCGACACGAGGCGCGCCACCTTCATCAGCCTGCGCGAAGTGGGGCGCAGGCTCGGCATTCCACCCTCCACCATCGTTTACTACAAGGACCGTTTCAGCCGTTTCATACCATCCGCCGGTGGCGCGGGGCGGAGGCGTCGCTACCCGTCAGAATCTTTGGAATTGTTCAGGAGGATACGCGAGATGTTCGAGAACAACTGGTCCGTCGAGCAGATCGAACAGGAGCTGACCGCCTGTCGCGGTGAGCTTTTCGACGCCGGGAAGTTGGAAGGGGCGGAGGCTGGAAGCGCGGCCGATGGAGGCGCCACTCGGATCGCGGCGCTATTGGCCAAGATGTCCGATGTTCTGGAGAATCAGGCCTTGTTTCGGGGCGAGATCCGTTCTTTGCGCGACGAGGTCGCGTCCTTGCGCCAGGAACGTGATGTGGCTGAAGCCCATCAGAGGGAGAAGGTTGCGGAATTGGAGCGCGAGATTGAGCGGCTGCGTTTGCTGGCCGACGGCCGTAACCGGAATGACTCCCTCGACTTTCCACCTTCGGAATATTTGGATCTGCCGTTGGTGATCCGCACGGGGCTGGGAGAGTATCTCGGCGTCTTGGGGCGGAACAGCAGAGCTTTCGGGCTCAAGGACTTCGTTGCCCTGTTGGAGCGGTCGACGGACCGAGGGGAAGCCGTGGATCTGCGCTGGCGGCGCGAAGGTGACGCGGAATGGAGGTTGGCGGTAGTTGCCGCTGTCGATTCCGATGATACGCGGCGCATCGTCCTGTCCACTGCTCGAACCGTGACGCCCAGCGGCAACGCGGTCGTTCGGGTGCTCAAGCTCACGATCAACGATCAGGACGCGCCAGATTCCTTGTTGTTGAGCCTTTTCCGACAGATTCGCGAGAGTTTCGAGGGGTAAAAAAAACATGGTTTTTCCCGCAATTCTCTCTAGAAAAAATCTTGATCGATCCTTGCTTTTTTGATTATATGTCCAGGAGTCTCATGGTAACATGGGGGTGGGTGTTATGCCGCAGGTTGCTGCCCGGATCTCGCAAGATCATGAAAAGTGGCTCAAGGACTATTTCAAGACGAAAAGCGCTGGGGCGGAGTTCATCCTGCCTTGGGCCGTGGACATCTTCTTCAAGTCCATCCGCGGCGTGTCCTCCGACTTCTCGGTGGCCGAACTGAAGACCATTCTGGAAGCCCACCGCGACGTGAAGCTGCTGCCCAACCAGTCCAAGCAGGCTTATCTGCTGTTGCGCGTCGAGGAGGCCTGCCAGGAGCACAACGTGCATATCCAGCACGGCGCCAGCAAGAACAACCTGGAAGTGAAGCTGCGTCGACTCACGGACCTCCAGGCCACGGCCTTGATGATCTGGGCCACGGCCTACTGGACGAGCAAGGTCTGGAACGGTGTCTCCGTGGAAGATTACGTCAAACTGTCCATCGCCTGAGCCTCCCCGTCCCATTTCCTTTTCCATTCCCGTGACCGGGCGGCGGCGCGGTTGACCGCGTCGGACCGCGCGGCTATTGTTTTTCCCCGTCAGCGAGACCCTGTGGAGTGCACCATGTATCTCGTACCCAGCATCCTGACCATCGCCGGTTCCGATTCCGGCGGCGGCGCGGGCATTCAGGCCGACCTGAAGACGATCACCGTGCTTGGCGGCTATGGTCTGTCCGTGATTACCGCCCTGACGGCCCAGAATACCAGGACCGTGGCCGGCATCGAAGCCCCCAGTCCGGAGTTCGTGGCCTTGCAGCTGAAGACCGTGCTCACGGACATCCCCGTGGCCGCGGCCAAGACCGGTATGCTTTTCTCCGCCCCGATCATTCGTGCCGCAGCCCCGTTCCTGGCACGCAAAAACTTCCCCTTGGTGGTGGACCCGGTCTGTGTGGCCCAGACCGGAGCCAAGCTCCTGGAGGATGACGCGGTTGCGGCCATGCTTGAGCGCATTTTTCCGGTGGCGGACCTGCTCACCCCGAATATCCCCGAGGCCGAGCTGTTCACCGGCATGACCATCCGGGGGCCCGAGGACATTTGCCGGGCCGCCGAGAAGCTTCTGGATCTGGGCCCCAAGGCCGTGTTGATCAAGGGCGGCCATTTGGAATCCCTGGCCGCCACGGACTGGTACGCCGCCCCGGATCAGAAATCCCTCCCCCTGATCCAGCCGCGCGTGAACACCCGCAGCCTGCACGGCACTGGCTGCACGTTGTCGGCGGCCATCGCCACTGGCCTGGGCCAGGGATTGGACATGCTTTCGGCCATCCGCGCGGCTCAGCGCTACCTCAACCTCGGCCTGCGCAGCGCCTTCCCCTTGGGCGGCGGGGCCGGGCCGGTGAACCACTTGGCGCCCCTGTTCAAGGAGCGGGCCCGACGCGGCGTACTGGAAAGCCTGGCCGAAGCCGGCCCCCGTCTGGCCACCCTGCGCGGCCTAGCCCGAGTTGTGCCGGAGTCGTCCATGAATCTGGCGTTGGCCGTGCCCCACGCCGACGCGGTGGACGAGGTGGCGGCCTATTCCGGCCGCATCACGGCCACCCGGCGGGGCGAGATTCTCATCTCGGGCTGCCCGGAGTTCGGCGCGGCCCCGAATCTGGCCCAGGTTCTTCTGGCCGCCCGGAGACACAATTCCGAGGCCGCCTGCGTCCTGACGTTGCGCCTGGACGACTCCGTGGCCGGGGCTCTGGAACGGGCCGGATTGGTGGCGGCTTGGTTCGATCGGGCCGAGGAGCCTGGTTATCTCAAGGACCGCGAAGGCAGCATCCTGGAGTGGGGGACGTATGAGGCCCTGGCCCGGCATCCGGAGCCCGCGGCCGTGGACGCGGTCTGCGATCGGGGGGAAGTGGGTAAGGAACCTCAGGCCCGGCTTTTGGGCGAGGACGTGGATGATCTCTTGCGCAAGCTTGGCCTGCTGCTCACGGAGCTGGCGCGCTGATTTTCAAACTGTTGGCGCTGATATCCTTCCGGTTGACAGTCGAAAACGCCCTGTCGTAATGTTTCGAGCTTTTGGCGAGAGTGGCGGAATTGGTAGACGCACTGGACTTAGGATCCAGCGGCTTGGCCGTGGGAGTTCGAGTCTCCCCTCTCGCACCACAGATGGAAGGACAGCCGGCCGCGACGCGGCGTTTCACCCTGGAGGAGGACAATAGGCTATGAAGTACGATGTTCAGGACATTTCCCCGGTCGAGCGGAAGATCTCGGTCACGGTTCCGGCCGAGGAAGCCAACGCGGCCATTCTCACCACCATCGCCCTCTACAAGACCAAGTACGACGTGAAGGGCTTCCGCAAGGGCAAGGCCCCGGCCAGCGTCATAGAGGGCAAGTTCCGCGGCCAGATATACAATGAGGCAACCACGGACCTCATCAACTATCACATCAACGACATCCTCAACCAGCTCAAGCTCACGCCCATGTCCCGCATCAACGTGGATGCGGGGCTGCTCGCCCGCGACGAGGAGTTCACCTACACCTTGGGCTTCGAGATCGCGCCCCAGTTCGACCTGCCCACCTACATCGGGCTGGACGTGGACGAGGAGCGCGTGGAGGTCAAGGACGAGGAGGTGGCCGAGGTCGAGCGCCGCATCCTGGACAACCAGGCCAAGCCCAAGGTCATTTCGGACGTGCGTGAGCCCAAGGACGGCGAGATCGTCACCGTGAGCTTCGGCGCCTACCGCGACGGCGAGGTGATTTCCGGGATCAAGGCCGAGAATTTCGAGCTGACCCTGGGCGAGGGCCAGGCCCTGCCCGAGTTCGAGGAACTCATCAAGACCCTGACCACCGGCCAGAGCGGCGAGAAGGACATCACCTTCCCGGCCGACTTCATCAATACCGAGCTGGCCGGCCAGACCGTGACCATGAAGATCACCCTGCACGCGGTGAAGGTCAAGGAACTGCCGGAGATGGGCGACGACGTGGCCAAGAAGGCCGGTTTCGAGAACGTCGAGAAGATGCGCGAGGCCATCCGCCAGTCCTACCAGGAGAGCCGCAAGCAGCTACACAAGTCCGCAGCTCAGAAGAAGCTTCTGGACGGGCTGGTCAAGCTCCTGGATTTCCCCCTGCCGCCGTCCCTGGTTGAAGACCGCATCGACCGCCTGATCAAGGATCTGGAATACCGACTGGATCGCAAGGGCAAGAATCTGCTGAGCCTGGGCAAGACCATGGAGCAGTTGCGCGAGGAGTATCGCGTCGAGGCCGAGCAGAGCGCTCGGGCAGAGCTGCTGCTCCTGGCGGTGGCCGATAAGGAAGGCCTCTCGGTGAATCCGCAGGAGCTGGACGCGGCCCTCAACCGTCTGGCCATGCAGACCCGTCAGGACTTCATGGAGCTGAAGCGCTACTACGAGGAAAACAACCTGGTGGTGGCGCTCAAGGATCGCCTGCTCATGGACAAGGCCATGGAGTTCATCTACTCCAAGGCCCAGCGCCGCGAGATCGACCCCGTCCAGGCCGAGTCCGCCGACGAGTCCGAGTCCAAGCCCAAGAAGCGCGTCGCCAAGAAGGCCCCCAAGGCCGAGTAGCGCCGAGACGATTCCGGCGGCCGGACCTGCTGGTCCGGCCGCCGTCCATTTTTCGCACAGAGCGCGTCCGGGCCTTGCGCCCGCTGTCCCGAGGTCTTATCATGGGAACCGCGAGGCCGTGTCCGGACTCAAGTTCCCCGGCGTTTCCGCCGATGTGCCTGAAGAAGGCCGAAGGCCCCGCGTCACCTCAAGGAGAGCACATGCCCACGATCCCCATCGTCATCGAAACCACCGGCCGCACCGAACGGGCGTACGACATCTATTCCCGCCTGCTCAAGGACCGCATCATCCTCCTGGGCAGCTCCGTCGACGACCATGTGGCCAGCCTCATCTGCGCCCAGCTCCTGTTCCTGGAGTCCGAGGACCCGGACAAGGAGATCTACATGTACATCAACTCCCCGGGTGGCGTCGTGACCGCCGGGCTGGCCATCTACGACACCATGCAGTACATCTCCCCGCCGGTGGCCACCCTCTGCATGGGCCAAGCCGCGAGCATGGCCGCGTTGCTGCTGGCGGCTGGGGCCAAGGGCATGCGTTACGCCCTGCCCAACAGCCGCATCCTCATCCATCAGCCGCTGGGCGGAGCCCAGGGGCAGGCCACGGACATCGACATCCAGGCCCGCGAGATCCTGCGCATGCGCCGCGACCTGAACCAGATTCTGGTCAAGCACACCGGCCAGGACATCAAGAAGATCAACCAGGACACCGAGCGCGACTATTTCATGCGCCCGGAAGAGGCCCTGGCCTACGGCATCATCGACAAGATCATGAACTCGCGCAACGAGCTGCAACCCGCCGAGACCAAGCAAGGATGACCTCATGACCATGAAGAAAGGAACCAGCGGCGCCCCGGACCTGAGCTGCTCGTTCTGCGGCAAGAGCCAGAGCGACGTCCAGCGCCTCATCGCCGGGCCCGACGTGTACATCTGCGACGAGTGCGTGAGTCTGTGCAACGACATCATGGCCCAGGAGACCGTCAGCGAGGAGTTCGAGGACGGGCGTCTTCTGCCTCCTCAGGAACTCAAGGCGCTGCTGGACCAGTACGTCATCGGGCAGGACTACGCCAAGAAGATCCTCTCCGTGGCCGTGCACAACCACTACAAGCGCGTGTTCTACGCCGGGGCCCTGACCGACGACGTGGAGATCGACAAGAGCAACATCCTGCTCATCGGTCCCACCGGCTCGGGCAAGACGCTCTTGGCCCAGACTCTGGCCCGCATTCTCAAGGTGCCCTTCGCCATCGCCGACGCCACCACCCTGACCGAGGCGGGCTATGTGGGCGAGGATGTGGAGAACATCCTGGTCCAGCTCCTGCAGAACGCGGACTACGACATTGAGTCCGCCTCCCGGGGCATCATCTACATCGACGAGATCGACAAGATCGCGCGCAAGGGCGACAGCCCGTCCATCACCCGCGACGTGTCCGGCGAGGGCGTGCAGCAGGCCCTGCTGAAGATCATCGAGGGCACCGAGGCCAACATCCCGCCCAAGGGGGGGCGCAAGCATCCCCAGCAGGAATTTATCCGCATGAACACGGGCAACATCCTGTTCATCGTGGGCGGGGCCTTCATTGGTCTGGAGAAGATCGTGCAGCAGCGGATGCAGGGTTCCGGCATGGGCTTCGGCGCCAAGGTCGAGGTCAAGCGCAAGGATCTGGCCGTGAGCGAACTGCTTTCCCAGGCCCAGCCCATGGACCTGATCAAGTTCGGCATGATCCCCGAGTTCGTGGGCCGCATCCCCGTGATGACCTCGCTCACCGAGCTGACCGAGGACGACCTCGTGCGCATCCTCACCGAGCCCAAGAACGCCCTGGTCAAGCAGTACCAGAAGCTCTTCGAACTGGACAAGGTGACCCTGCGCTTCTCGGACAACGCCCTGCGGGCCATCGCCCAGAAGGCCATCGAGCGCAAGACCGGCGCCCGGGGGCTGCGCAACGTCATGGAAACCATGATGCTCGACATCATGTACCAGTTGCCCTCGCTCAGCGGCGTGAAGGAGTGCGTGATCAACCGGTCCGTGGTGGAGAAGGGCGTGGATCCGCTGCTCATCTACCAGCAGGAAGTGAAGAGCGCCTGATCCGTTTCCCGCCTCGGATTTGACATCGGCCCCGGCGGCGTTACCTTGTGCACACGCCGGGCTCCCGCCGGGAGCCGATCCGCCGAACTGAACCGGAGGACCCCATGCCGGATTACGGATTCGAGGACCACGATTCCGCCCAACGCCTTCTGTTGCCCGTGATGTCGTTGCGGGAAGTGGTCATGTTCCCGCGTTCCATCGTGCCGCTGTTCGTGGGCCGCGAGGCCTCGATCAAGGCCATCGAGCGGGCCATTTCCGATTTCGATAAACGCATCTTTCTGGTCACCCAGCGCACCCCCGAGAAGGAGCGTCCGGCCCCCGAGGATCTCTACCGCGTGGGCACCATCAGCCGCATCCTCCAGATGCTGCGCCTGCCCGACGGGACCATCAAGGTTCTCTTTGAAGGCCTGTCCCGGGCATCCTGGGAGCCCGAGAGCCTGACCGAGGAGTCCGAGGCGCTCATGGCCCAGGTGGAGCGTCTGGAAGAGACCGGCATCCCCTCGACGGGGACCGAATCCGAGGCCCTGGTGCGGGCCGCGCACGAGTCCCTGGACCAGTACGGCAAGGTCAACAAGAAGCTGGCCGCCGAAACCATCCTGGCCATCACGGCGATCAAGGATCCGGGCAAGCTGGCCGACGCCATCATACCCCATCTCAAGGTGGACTTCGCCCGCAAGCAGGCGGTCTTGGAGATCCTCGACGGTCTGAAGCGCCTGGAGGCCGTTTACGGCCACATCCTCGGCGAGATCGAGATCGTGACCATTGAGAAGCGCGTCAAGGGGCGGGTCAAGAGCCAGATGGAGAAGAACCAGCGGGAGTACTACCTCAACGAGCAGATCAAGGCCATCCACAAGGAGATGGGCCGGGAGGAAGACCCACAGGCCGAGGCCGCCGAGTTGGAGAAGCAGCTCGAGGCCAAGATCATGCCCGAGGAGAGCCGGGAGCGGGTGCGCAAGGAGATCAAGAAGCTCCGCCAGATGCCCCAGAGTTCGGCCGAGTACACCGTGGTCCGCAATTACGTCGACTGCGTGCTGGAACTGCCCTGGGGAGAACTCAAGGACACCAAGATCGACATCGCCGAGGCGAGGCGCATCCTGGATGAGGACCACTACGGTCTGGAGAAGCCCAAGGAGCGCATCCTCGAATACATGGCCGTGCAGAGCCTGGTGGAGGCCATCAAGGGCCCCATTCTCTGCCTGGTGGGCCCTCCCGGCGTGGGCAAGACCTCCATCGCCCGCTCCATCGCCCGGGCCATGGATCGCGAGTTCGTGCGCCTGTCCCTGGGCGGCGTGCGCGACGAGGCCGAGATCCGCGGCCACCGGCGGACCTATGTGGGCGCGCTGCCGGGCAAGATCATCCAGTCGCTCAAGCGTTGCAAATTCAACAATCCCGTGCTCTGCCTCGATGAGGTGGACAAGATGAGCACGGACTTCCGGGGCGACCCCTCGGCGGCGTTGCTGGAAGTCCTGGACCCGGAGCAGAACGTCTCCTTCAACGACCATTACCTGGATCTGGATTACGACCTCTCCCGGGTCTTCTTCATCACCACGGCCAACACCCTGCATTCCATCCCGCTGCCCCTGCAGGACCGCATGGAGATCATCCGCCTGCCGGGCTACCTGGAGACCGAGAAGTTCAAGATCGCGGAGCAGTTCCTTCTGCCCAAGCAGCGTGAGCTGCACGGCCTCAAGGAAGGCAATCTGACCCTTTCGGAGAACGCCCTCACCGAGTTGGTGCGCCGCTATACGAAGGAGGCCGGGGTCCGCAACCTGGAGCGCAAGCTGGCGGCCGTGTGCCGCAAGGCGGCCATGAAGGTGGTCGAAGGCGGCGACCGGGACAAGACCGTGGGGGTCACGGTGCAGAACCTGGCCAACTTCCTGGGCGTGCCCGAGTTCCGCTACGGCGAGCGCGAGGATAAGGCCCAGGTGGGCGTGTGCAACGGCTTGGCCTGGACCCAACTGGGCGGCGAGATGCTCACCGTGGAGGTGGCCCTCATGCCCGGCGCGGGCAAGGTGGAGTTCACCGGCAAACTCGGGGACGTGATGCAGGAGTCGGCCAAGGCCGCCCTGTCCTACATCCGTTCGCGTTCGGACGTGTTCGGCCTTAAGCGCGATTTTCACAAGGACATCGACATCCATGTGCATGTGCCCGAGGGCGCCACGCCCAAGGACGGCCCCTCGGCGGGCATCACCCTGGCCACGACCATGGTTTCGGCCCTGCTGAACATTCCCGTCCGCAATGATCTGGCCATGACCGGCGAAATCACCCTGCGTGGCCGGGTTCTGCCCATCGGCGGTCTTCGCGAGAAGCTCCTCGCCGCTCATCGCGGCTTGCTCTCCACAGTGCTCATCCCGGCCGAGAACGAGAAGGATCTCAAGGAGGTTCCGGCCAGCATCCTCAAGGACCTGTCGGTCATCAAGGTTGAGAGCATGGACGAGGTGCTGGAACGGGCCCTGCTCTGCGAGGGCGGGGAGACCATCTTCTGCGGCCGGGACGCCCCGCCCGCGCCTCTGGCCAGCGGTCTGGTCAAGGAAGAGTACCAGCGGCCGCACTGAGTCGGGATATGAATGAAAAAGAGCCCCCGGCGCGTTATGCGCCGGGGGCTCTTTTTCATTCGTTCTTCGGGGGGGGCAGCGCTACTTGTTGCCCAGCTTGCCCATGAAGTTGTCGTTGATCCAGTGCTGGTCCCACCACTCCACGGGATTCACCGGCACTCCCGAAATGATCACGCCGAAGTGCAGGTGGTCGCCGCCGGCCATGCCCGTGGCCCCGGTGCGGCCGAGGGTGTGCCCCTTCTTGACGCTGTCGCCTTTTTGCACGTCGATCTGCGAGAGGTGGGCGTAGAGGGTCTGGAGGCCCATGCCGTGGTCCAGAACCACGGCGTTGCCGTAAATGCCGATGAAGCCGGTTTCGATCACCACGCCGTCGTTGGCGGCGGG
The genomic region above belongs to Desulfovibrio aminophilus DSM 12254 and contains:
- a CDS encoding TetR/AcrR family transcriptional regulator — its product is MPHLKVIPINRADQTRRRLTQAMGTVLARVGFEAATVDLVIAEAGLKRGDFYRYFTRLSQLVAAYAHSGAFWPNAGDLIGRDREKLRRMSPDQLVAAFFKRTLRLLLDRPESLAIMAWEALSRNDLSRALEGVRERSALEFFELMEQDPPVDVDVTALVLFLAGGVNFLAVRSLVTGCVGGVDLVSPAGWARIEETIDLIVRRTLAHGPS
- a CDS encoding HAD family hydrolase; this translates as MSYSFVLFDFDGTLCDSAEGIIQGMNLTFAAQGRPRPSDDAVRGVIGLRIEECFLRLCPDLAPEDIPTWIAIYREEYLSRGHLLNRLFPGVEETLAGLKRRGVIVGVASNKGQPGLERAVESLGIGAYCDLLAGARTDLPRKPDPGFYRSCIAPSLPGIAPDQVLMVGDTSTDLRFASNVGMPACYAAWGYGNREECLALRPRYVSESPALLAGIWK
- a CDS encoding MucR family transcriptional regulator, with product MEDYLKEALEIVKAQASVRTMTEEEITSMVRKLAHGIQAIAEGGEPQAEEGLACDPQKSVREKSIICCVCGKSFKILTKKHLGSHDLTPAEYREKFGYKKNFPLVCKSLQRERRKKMKDMKLWTKRGKKK
- a CDS encoding MerR family transcriptional regulator → MGRRLGIPPSTIVYYKDRFSRFIPSAGGAGRRRRYPSESLELFRRIREMFENNWSVEQIEQELTACRGELFDAGKLEGAEAGSAADGGATRIAALLAKMSDVLENQALFRGEIRSLRDEVASLRQERDVAEAHQREKVAELEREIERLRLLADGRNRNDSLDFPPSEYLDLPLVIRTGLGEYLGVLGRNSRAFGLKDFVALLERSTDRGEAVDLRWRREGDAEWRLAVVAAVDSDDTRRIVLSTARTVTPSGNAVVRVLKLTINDQDAPDSLLLSLFRQIRESFEG
- the thiD gene encoding bifunctional hydroxymethylpyrimidine kinase/phosphomethylpyrimidine kinase → MYLVPSILTIAGSDSGGGAGIQADLKTITVLGGYGLSVITALTAQNTRTVAGIEAPSPEFVALQLKTVLTDIPVAAAKTGMLFSAPIIRAAAPFLARKNFPLVVDPVCVAQTGAKLLEDDAVAAMLERIFPVADLLTPNIPEAELFTGMTIRGPEDICRAAEKLLDLGPKAVLIKGGHLESLAATDWYAAPDQKSLPLIQPRVNTRSLHGTGCTLSAAIATGLGQGLDMLSAIRAAQRYLNLGLRSAFPLGGGAGPVNHLAPLFKERARRGVLESLAEAGPRLATLRGLARVVPESSMNLALAVPHADAVDEVAAYSGRITATRRGEILISGCPEFGAAPNLAQVLLAARRHNSEAACVLTLRLDDSVAGALERAGLVAAWFDRAEEPGYLKDREGSILEWGTYEALARHPEPAAVDAVCDRGEVGKEPQARLLGEDVDDLLRKLGLLLTELAR
- the tig gene encoding trigger factor — translated: MKYDVQDISPVERKISVTVPAEEANAAILTTIALYKTKYDVKGFRKGKAPASVIEGKFRGQIYNEATTDLINYHINDILNQLKLTPMSRINVDAGLLARDEEFTYTLGFEIAPQFDLPTYIGLDVDEERVEVKDEEVAEVERRILDNQAKPKVISDVREPKDGEIVTVSFGAYRDGEVISGIKAENFELTLGEGQALPEFEELIKTLTTGQSGEKDITFPADFINTELAGQTVTMKITLHAVKVKELPEMGDDVAKKAGFENVEKMREAIRQSYQESRKQLHKSAAQKKLLDGLVKLLDFPLPPSLVEDRIDRLIKDLEYRLDRKGKNLLSLGKTMEQLREEYRVEAEQSARAELLLLAVADKEGLSVNPQELDAALNRLAMQTRQDFMELKRYYEENNLVVALKDRLLMDKAMEFIYSKAQRREIDPVQAESADESESKPKKRVAKKAPKAE
- the clpP gene encoding ATP-dependent Clp endopeptidase proteolytic subunit ClpP, whose protein sequence is MPTIPIVIETTGRTERAYDIYSRLLKDRIILLGSSVDDHVASLICAQLLFLESEDPDKEIYMYINSPGGVVTAGLAIYDTMQYISPPVATLCMGQAASMAALLLAAGAKGMRYALPNSRILIHQPLGGAQGQATDIDIQAREILRMRRDLNQILVKHTGQDIKKINQDTERDYFMRPEEALAYGIIDKIMNSRNELQPAETKQG
- the clpX gene encoding ATP-dependent Clp protease ATP-binding subunit ClpX — protein: MTMKKGTSGAPDLSCSFCGKSQSDVQRLIAGPDVYICDECVSLCNDIMAQETVSEEFEDGRLLPPQELKALLDQYVIGQDYAKKILSVAVHNHYKRVFYAGALTDDVEIDKSNILLIGPTGSGKTLLAQTLARILKVPFAIADATTLTEAGYVGEDVENILVQLLQNADYDIESASRGIIYIDEIDKIARKGDSPSITRDVSGEGVQQALLKIIEGTEANIPPKGGRKHPQQEFIRMNTGNILFIVGGAFIGLEKIVQQRMQGSGMGFGAKVEVKRKDLAVSELLSQAQPMDLIKFGMIPEFVGRIPVMTSLTELTEDDLVRILTEPKNALVKQYQKLFELDKVTLRFSDNALRAIAQKAIERKTGARGLRNVMETMMLDIMYQLPSLSGVKECVINRSVVEKGVDPLLIYQQEVKSA